One stretch of Harmonia axyridis chromosome 1, icHarAxyr1.1, whole genome shotgun sequence DNA includes these proteins:
- the LOC123684486 gene encoding 60S ribosomal protein L28-like, translating into IRNNNAFLLKKRNISKPFSTEPSNLTNLNSYRYNGILHKKTVGIVDGPDKKGFTVVCQRPKKQNKPKERTIKTTFKSGPRRSLYKLKKLLKSDRYRTDLTKVASRRASAVLRSQKPRRGKQPKKVVEE; encoded by the coding sequence atcaGGAATAATAATGCCTTCTTATTGAAGAAGAGGAATATCAGCAAACCCTTCAGTACAGAACCTAGCAACCTCACCAACTTGAACTCCTACAGGTATAATGGAATTCTCCACAAAAAAACAGTTGGTATTGTTGATGGACCTGACAAGAAAGGATTTACCGTAGTCTGTCAGAGACCTAAGAAACAAAATAAGCCTAAAGAGAGGACAATCAAAACAACCTTCAAATCTGGACCACGAAGGTCTCTCTACAAACTCAAGAAGCTCTTGAAGAGTGATCGTTACCGTACTGATTTGACTAAGGTAGCATCGCGTAGGGCTAGTGCTGTCTTGAGGTCACAAAAACCCAGGAGAGGAAAGCAACCCAAGAAAGTTGTTGAGGAATAA